One genomic segment of Oncorhynchus kisutch isolate 150728-3 linkage group LG15, Okis_V2, whole genome shotgun sequence includes these proteins:
- the LOC109905913 gene encoding rho guanine nucleotide exchange factor 9-like isoform X4, whose amino-acid sequence MADRELAFKAGDVIKVLDASNKDWWWGQIDEEEGWFPASFVRVEPHPPQPQTKQLFYINPIATPRFQNTTSKECVCWSPQLWVNQEDGGVEPVEGTSEMANGHLDPTNDCLCLGSPLQNRDQMRANVINEIMSTERHYIKHLKDICEGYLRQCRKRVDMFNDDQLRVIFGNIEDIYRFQMGFVRDLEKQYNNEEPHLSEIGPCFLEHQDGFWIYSEYCNNHLDACMELSKLMRDGRYQHFFEACRLLQQMIDIAIDGFLLTPVQKICKYPLQLAELLKYTAQEHSDYRYVAAALAVMRNVTQQINERKRRLENIDKIAQWQASVLDWEGDDILDRSSELIYTGEMSWIYQPYGRSQQRVFFLFDHQLVLCKKDLIRRDILYYKGRIDMDRYDVRDAIDGRDDDFNVSVKNAFKLHNKDSEELHIFLSKKQEEKMRWLRAFHEERKMVQEDEKIGFEISEYQKRQAALTVRKVSKQKGETTRRHQIHC is encoded by the exons ATGGCCGACCGAGAGTTGGCGTTTAAGGCCGGTGATGTCATCAAGGTGCTGGACGCGTCCAATAAGGACTGGTGGTGGGGTCAGATCGACgaggaggagggctggttccccGCCAGCTTCGTACGG gtcGAACCCCACCCTCCTCAACCCCAAACAAAACAGCTTTTCTATATCAACCCCATAGCAACTCCTCGGTTCCAAAACACTACGTCTAAG gagtgtgtgtgttggtctcctCAGCTGTGGGTGAACCAGGAGGATGGGGGGGTGGAGCCTGTGGAGGGGACCAGTGAAATGGCTAACGGTCACCTGGATCCGACCAACGACTGCCTGTGCCTGGGCTCGCCGCTTCAGAACCGTGACCAGATGAGAGCCAACGTCATCAATGAGATTATGAGCACAGAGAGACACTACATCAAACACCTCAAGGACATCTGTGAG GGCTACCTGCGTCAGTGTAGGAAGAGGGTAGACATGTTTAACGATGACCAGCTGAGGGTGATCTTTGGGAACATCGAGGACATCTACCGTTTCCAGATGGGCTTCGTTAGAGACCTGGAGAAACAATACAACAACGAGGAACCACACCTGTCTGAGATAGGACCCTGCTTTCTAGAACAT CAAGACGGCTTCTGGATCTACTCTGAGTACTGTAACAACCACCTGGACGCCTGCATGGAGCTGTCCAAGCTGATGAGAGACGGGAGGTACCAGCACTTCTTCGAGGCCTGTCGTCTGCTGCAGCAGATGATCGACATCGCTATCGACGGCTTCCTCCTCACACCCGTGCAGAAGATCTGCAAATACCCCCTGCAGCTGGCCGAGCTGCTCAAATACACCGCACAAGAACACAG TGACTATCGCTACGTGGCGGCGGCGCTGGCAGTGATGCGTAACGTCACTCAGCAGATCaacgagaggaagaggaggctggaGAACATTGACAAGATCGCCCAATGGCAGGCCTCCGTCCTGGACTGGGAG GGTGATGACATCCTGGACCGGAGCTCGGAGTTGATCTATACAGGAGAAATGTCTTGGATCTACCAGCCCTATGGACGCAGTCAGCAACGTGTCTTCTTCCTCTTTGATCACCAGCTGGTCCTCTGTAAGAAG gatCTGATTCGTAGGGACATCCTGTACTATAAGGGCCGTATCGACATGGACCGCTATGACGTGCGGGACGCCATCGACGGACGTGATGACGACTTCAACGTGAGCGTGAAGAACGCGTTCAAATTGCACAACAAAGACAGCGAGGAGCTCCACATCTTCCTGTCCAAGAAACAGGAGGAGAAGATGCGATGGCTCCGGGCTTTCCACGAGGAGAGAAAGATGGTGCAGGAGGATGAGAAAAtcg GGTTTGAGATCTCAGAGTACCAGAAGCGTCAGGCAGCACTGACTGTGAGGAAGGTATCTAAACAGAAAGGTGAGACAACACGAAGACACCAG ATTCATTGTTAG